From Brassica oleracea var. oleracea cultivar TO1000 chromosome C3, BOL, whole genome shotgun sequence, a single genomic window includes:
- the LOC106335621 gene encoding probable metal-nicotianamine transporter YSL5 isoform X1 codes for MRKGVRSPDKDRQIVEHELQETGFSPEPEKATNKRVEEEEEEDEEDESVEKIFESREVPSWKKQLTLRAFVVSFMLSILFSFIVMKLNLTTGIIPSLNVSAGLLGFFFVKTWTKVLYKSGYLKQPFTRQENTVIQTCVVASSGIAFSGGFGTYLFGMSERIAKQSGDASRGFKDPSLGWIIGFLFVVSFLGLFSVVPLRKIMVIDFKLTYPSGTATAHLINSFHTPQGAKLAKKQVRMLGKFFSLSFLWSFFQWFFTGGDNCGFSNFPTFGLKAYQYKFYFDFSATYVGVGMICPYIINVSVLLGGILSWGIMWPLIETKKGDWFPADVESSSMHGLQAYKVFIAVAIILGDGLYNFCKVLSRTLSGLFVQLRGTSSRASLTIEEDPTASPYSPKQSYDDQRRTRFFLKDQIPTWFAMGGYIIIAATSTAILPHMFHQLRWYYILVIYICAPVLAFCNAYGAGLTDWSLASTYGKLAIFTIGAWAGSEHGGMLAGLAACGVMMNIVSTASDLTQDFKTGYLTLSSPRSMFISQVIGTAMGCVVSPCVFWLFYNAFDDLGLPNSEYPAPFATVYRSMAKLGVEGVASLPRECLVLCYAFFGVAILVNIVKDSLPSRWGTFVPLPMAMAIPFFLGPYFAIDMCVGSLVLFVWERVDAAKAGAFGTAVASGLICGDGIWSLPSSVLAIAGVSPPVCMKFLDAATNSKVDKFLHRP; via the exons ATGAGAAAAGGAGTTCGAAGTCCAGACAAAGATCGTCAGATTGTGGAACACGAGTTGCAGGAAACTGGGTTTAGTCCAGAACCAGAGAAAGCGACGAACAAACGTGTTGAAGAAGAGGAAGAGGAAGACGAAGAGGATGAATCTGTGGAGAAGATCTTTGAAAGCAGAGAAGTGCCTTCGTGGAAGAAGCAGCTGACCTTAAGGGCTTTTGTGGTGAGCTTTATGCTAAGCATCTTGTTTAGCTTCATCGTTATGAAGCTTAACCTCACGACGGGAATCATACCGTCTCTCAATGTCTCTGCTGGTCTTCTGGGTTTCTTCTTTGTCAAGACATGGACCAAGGTGCTTTATAAGTCTGGATACTTGAAACAGCCGTTTACTCGTCAGGAGAATACTGTTATTCAGACTTGTGTTGTTGCTTCCTCCGGCATTGCCTTCAGCG GAGGGTTTGGGACATACCTCTTTGGCATGAGTGAACGGATTGCGAAACAATCAGGAGATGCTTCCCGTGGCTTCAAGGATCCTTCTTTGGGTTGGATCATTGGTTTCCTCTTTGTAGTCAGCTTTCTTGGTCTCTTCTCTGTTGTTCCCTTGCGAAAG ATAATGGTAATAGACTTCAAACTAACATACCCAAGTGGCACTGCAACTGCTCATCTTATCAACAGCTTTCATACCCCTCAAGGGGCTAAGCTAGCCAA GAAACAAGTGAGGATGCTGGGGAAATTCTTCTCCTTAAGCTTCTTGTGGAGTTTCTTCCAATGGTTCTTTACCGGAGGAGACAATTGTGGCTTCTCCAACTTCCCAACATTTGGACTCAAAGCTTACCAATACAA GTTCTACTTTGATTTTTCAGCAACATATGTGGGTGTTGGGATGATATGCCCATACATAATAAACGTCTCTGTTCTTCTGGGAGGAATCCTCTCTTGGGGGATAATGTGGCCTCTCATTGAAACAAAAAAGGGAGATTGGTTTCCTGCAGATGTCGAATCCAGCAGCATGCATGGTCTCCAAGCTTACAAG GTGTTCATAGCTGTTGCTATAATCCTAGGAGATGGTTTATACAACTTCTGCAAAGTCCTGAGCCGGACACTTTCAGGACTATTTGTACAGCTTCGAGGCACTTCTTCAAGAGCATCATTAACCATCGAAGAAGACCCAACCGCTTCTCCATATAGCCCAAAGCAATCATACGACGACCAGCGTCGCACACGCTTCTTCCTCAAAGACCAAATCCCCACTTGGTTCGCTATGGGAGGATACATCATCATAGCTGCAACATCTACAGCTATACTCCCTCACATGTTCCACCAGCTGAGATGGTACTACATCCTAGTCATCTACATCTGTGCGCCCGTCTTAGCCTTCTGCAACGCGTACGGAGCAGGACTAACAGATTGGTCCTTAGCTTCGACTTACGGAAAGCTAGCCATATTCACGATCGGAGCCTGGGCGGGCTCCGAGCACGGTGGGATGCTGGCAGGTCTAGCAGCTTGCGGAGTCATGATGAACATAGTCTCCACGGCTTCAGATCTCACGCAAGACTTCAAAACAGGCTACCTCACGTTATCGTCGCCGAGGTCAATGTTCATAAGCCAAGTGATAGGAACAGCGATGGGCTGCGTGGTGTCCCCTTGCGTGTTCTGGCTGTTCTACAACGCGTTTGATGACTTAGGCCTCCCTAACAGCGAGTACCCTGCGCCGTTTGCCACAGTGTACAGAAGCATGGCTAAGCTAGGAGTAGAAGGTGTTGCTTCATTACCAAGAGAATGTCTAGTCTTATGTTATGCGTTCTTCGGTGTGGCGATTCTTGTGAATATAGTGAAAGATAGTTTGCCGAGCAGGTGGGGGACGTTTGTGCCTCTGCCGATGGCGATGGCGATACCGTTTTTCTTGGGGCCGTACTTTGCGATTGACATGTGCGTGGGGAGTTTGGTGCTTTTCGTGTGGGAGAGGGTGGATGCGGCTAAGGCGGGTGCGTTTGGGACTGCGGTGGCTTCGGGTTTGATATGTGGAGATGGGATTTGGTCGCTGCCGAGCTCGGTGTTGGCTATAGCTGGAGTTAGTCCTCCTGTTTGTATGAAGTTTCTGGATGCTGCGACGAACTCGAAGGTTGATAAGTTTTTGCACAGACCGTAG
- the LOC106335621 gene encoding probable metal-nicotianamine transporter YSL5 isoform X2: protein MICPYIINVSVLLGGILSWGIMWPLIETKKGDWFPADVESSSMHGLQAYKVFIAVAIILGDGLYNFCKVLSRTLSGLFVQLRGTSSRASLTIEEDPTASPYSPKQSYDDQRRTRFFLKDQIPTWFAMGGYIIIAATSTAILPHMFHQLRWYYILVIYICAPVLAFCNAYGAGLTDWSLASTYGKLAIFTIGAWAGSEHGGMLAGLAACGVMMNIVSTASDLTQDFKTGYLTLSSPRSMFISQVIGTAMGCVVSPCVFWLFYNAFDDLGLPNSEYPAPFATVYRSMAKLGVEGVASLPRECLVLCYAFFGVAILVNIVKDSLPSRWGTFVPLPMAMAIPFFLGPYFAIDMCVGSLVLFVWERVDAAKAGAFGTAVASGLICGDGIWSLPSSVLAIAGVSPPVCMKFLDAATNSKVDKFLHRP, encoded by the exons ATGATATGCCCATACATAATAAACGTCTCTGTTCTTCTGGGAGGAATCCTCTCTTGGGGGATAATGTGGCCTCTCATTGAAACAAAAAAGGGAGATTGGTTTCCTGCAGATGTCGAATCCAGCAGCATGCATGGTCTCCAAGCTTACAAG GTGTTCATAGCTGTTGCTATAATCCTAGGAGATGGTTTATACAACTTCTGCAAAGTCCTGAGCCGGACACTTTCAGGACTATTTGTACAGCTTCGAGGCACTTCTTCAAGAGCATCATTAACCATCGAAGAAGACCCAACCGCTTCTCCATATAGCCCAAAGCAATCATACGACGACCAGCGTCGCACACGCTTCTTCCTCAAAGACCAAATCCCCACTTGGTTCGCTATGGGAGGATACATCATCATAGCTGCAACATCTACAGCTATACTCCCTCACATGTTCCACCAGCTGAGATGGTACTACATCCTAGTCATCTACATCTGTGCGCCCGTCTTAGCCTTCTGCAACGCGTACGGAGCAGGACTAACAGATTGGTCCTTAGCTTCGACTTACGGAAAGCTAGCCATATTCACGATCGGAGCCTGGGCGGGCTCCGAGCACGGTGGGATGCTGGCAGGTCTAGCAGCTTGCGGAGTCATGATGAACATAGTCTCCACGGCTTCAGATCTCACGCAAGACTTCAAAACAGGCTACCTCACGTTATCGTCGCCGAGGTCAATGTTCATAAGCCAAGTGATAGGAACAGCGATGGGCTGCGTGGTGTCCCCTTGCGTGTTCTGGCTGTTCTACAACGCGTTTGATGACTTAGGCCTCCCTAACAGCGAGTACCCTGCGCCGTTTGCCACAGTGTACAGAAGCATGGCTAAGCTAGGAGTAGAAGGTGTTGCTTCATTACCAAGAGAATGTCTAGTCTTATGTTATGCGTTCTTCGGTGTGGCGATTCTTGTGAATATAGTGAAAGATAGTTTGCCGAGCAGGTGGGGGACGTTTGTGCCTCTGCCGATGGCGATGGCGATACCGTTTTTCTTGGGGCCGTACTTTGCGATTGACATGTGCGTGGGGAGTTTGGTGCTTTTCGTGTGGGAGAGGGTGGATGCGGCTAAGGCGGGTGCGTTTGGGACTGCGGTGGCTTCGGGTTTGATATGTGGAGATGGGATTTGGTCGCTGCCGAGCTCGGTGTTGGCTATAGCTGGAGTTAGTCCTCCTGTTTGTATGAAGTTTCTGGATGCTGCGACGAACTCGAAGGTTGATAAGTTTTTGCACAGACCGTAG